One part of the Flavobacterium johnsoniae UW101 genome encodes these proteins:
- a CDS encoding leucine-rich repeat domain-containing protein: MNITNSFTDSGFRDYVLKNFSKDKTSIQISDVKNITSLNLKSQKLENLNGIEYFTSLNSLDCSYNQIRSIDISQNLLLKELICNENEILSLDLSANTHLEHLNCAFNRLKKLNISHNLLLVKLICHWNLLTNLDLENNSLLEELDFAYNHIFGIELGVKPKLKNLKCSQNGLISLDVSDCPELKVLHCANNSLLSIELAKNVIMEDLRCFYNHITTLDISQNKLLETLYCSNNKISVLDTSHNTKLQTLDYSNNLIWEKDFLIDEIGVFKYNVSTSTYNANLIFEDKELYVSTEARTYKEIEKLKTIIKTFGKNFSKLNHDAINFIKQQHPNEDVESLKLSDIIFEDENTFRIGFDAGESPAGQLFLYISFDKNLKMNDEIIYETY; the protein is encoded by the coding sequence ATGAATATTACCAATTCTTTTACTGATTCTGGATTTAGAGATTATGTCCTGAAAAATTTTTCGAAGGACAAAACAAGTATTCAAATAAGCGATGTAAAAAATATCACATCACTTAATTTAAAAAGTCAAAAGTTAGAAAATTTAAATGGTATTGAATATTTTACCTCATTAAACAGCTTAGACTGCTCTTATAACCAGATCCGTTCTATTGACATTAGCCAAAACTTATTACTAAAAGAATTAATTTGTAATGAAAATGAAATTCTATCACTTGATCTATCTGCAAATACACATTTAGAACATCTTAACTGCGCTTTCAACAGATTAAAAAAATTAAACATAAGCCATAATTTACTATTGGTAAAACTTATTTGTCATTGGAACCTATTAACTAATCTGGATCTTGAGAACAATTCTCTTTTAGAAGAACTTGACTTTGCTTACAACCATATTTTTGGAATTGAATTGGGAGTAAAACCTAAATTGAAAAATTTAAAATGCAGTCAAAATGGATTAATAAGTCTCGATGTAAGTGATTGTCCAGAATTAAAAGTTTTACATTGTGCTAATAATTCTCTTTTATCAATAGAGCTGGCAAAAAATGTAATCATGGAAGATTTACGTTGTTTTTATAACCATATCACGACACTTGATATCAGCCAGAATAAATTACTTGAAACTCTATATTGTTCAAACAACAAAATTTCTGTATTAGATACCAGTCACAATACAAAATTGCAAACACTGGATTATTCCAATAATCTCATCTGGGAAAAAGACTTTCTAATAGATGAAATAGGTGTTTTTAAATATAATGTATCAACTTCGACTTACAACGCGAATCTTATTTTTGAGGATAAAGAACTCTATGTTTCCACAGAAGCCAGGACTTATAAAGAAATAGAAAAACTAAAAACGATAATAAAAACTTTTGGGAAAAACTTTTCTAAACTCAATCACGACGCTATTAACTTTATTAAACAACAACATCCTAATGAAGATGTTGAAAGCCTAAAACTATCTGATATTATTTTTGAAGACGAAAATACTTTTCGAATAGGTTTCGATGCTGGCGAATCACCCGCAGGACAATTGTTTTTGTATATCTCATTTGATAAAAACCTGAAAATGAATGATGAGATAATTTATGAAACGTATTAA
- a CDS encoding sigma-54-dependent transcriptional regulator — translation MPKILVIEDDISFCKLLEKFLTKNKYEVSVAFSASEARAIIKNESFDLILTDLRLPDSDGIGLMSEFKNEYPQVPVILMTGYSDVNTAVKAIKNGAADYISKPFNPDEVLLVITNALQTSKEEQEEIETPVKQKKAVKKTASTENEFVKGISVASKKLLDHIQLVSPTDMSVLIIGESGTGKEIIAKSIHQQSQRKNNNFIAVDCGAIPKELAASEFFGHLKGSFTGAISDKMGYFEAANGGTLFLDEIGNLSYENQIQLLRALQERKIKPVGSNKEINVDIRIITATNEDLREAVKNGDFREDLYHRINEFSIQSPSLKDRDEDLMVFADYFLEKANQQLNKDVIGFSPEVVSIFQNYSWPGNLRELQNCVKRSTLLTQGDFIESDVLPIEFFQAEKQKPGFSSTSFSLSDNEKEAIIQALNRTQNNKSEAAKLLKITRKTLYNKLKQYNID, via the coding sequence ATGCCAAAGATATTAGTAATAGAAGATGATATTTCATTTTGTAAACTATTAGAGAAATTTCTAACAAAAAACAAATATGAGGTATCTGTCGCTTTTTCCGCTTCAGAAGCCAGAGCAATAATCAAAAATGAATCATTTGATTTGATTTTGACAGACTTGCGTCTGCCTGATTCTGACGGTATTGGACTTATGTCTGAATTCAAAAATGAATACCCCCAAGTTCCCGTTATATTGATGACTGGATATTCAGATGTTAATACGGCTGTAAAAGCAATAAAAAATGGTGCAGCAGATTATATTTCAAAACCATTTAATCCTGATGAAGTTTTACTGGTAATTACAAATGCTCTCCAGACTTCAAAGGAAGAGCAAGAAGAAATTGAAACTCCTGTAAAGCAAAAAAAAGCTGTAAAAAAGACCGCTTCAACTGAAAATGAATTTGTAAAAGGAATCTCAGTTGCTTCTAAAAAACTTTTAGATCATATTCAGCTGGTAAGTCCAACCGATATGTCAGTTTTAATTATCGGTGAAAGCGGTACCGGAAAAGAAATTATAGCCAAAAGTATTCATCAGCAAAGCCAGAGAAAAAACAATAATTTTATTGCGGTAGACTGCGGTGCGATTCCAAAAGAATTGGCAGCGAGTGAATTTTTTGGACATTTAAAAGGTTCTTTCACGGGTGCTATCAGCGATAAAATGGGATATTTTGAAGCTGCAAACGGAGGAACTCTTTTTCTTGATGAAATAGGAAACCTTTCTTATGAAAACCAAATTCAGTTATTGCGTGCGCTTCAGGAAAGAAAAATAAAACCTGTTGGAAGCAATAAAGAAATAAACGTCGATATACGCATTATTACTGCGACAAACGAAGATTTGCGCGAAGCAGTAAAAAACGGCGATTTTAGAGAAGATTTATACCATAGAATCAACGAATTCTCTATTCAGTCTCCATCATTAAAAGATCGTGACGAAGATTTAATGGTTTTTGCAGATTATTTCCTTGAAAAAGCCAATCAGCAGTTAAATAAAGATGTTATAGGTTTTTCACCGGAAGTAGTTTCTATTTTTCAAAACTACAGCTGGCCGGGAAATTTACGTGAACTTCAAAACTGTGTTAAACGATCTACGCTTTTAACTCAGGGCGATTTTATAGAAAGTGATGTTCTGCCAATCGAATTTTTTCAGGCAGAGAAACAAAAGCCAGGTTTTAGCAGTACTAGTTTTTCATTGTCAGACAATGAAAAAGAAGCCATTATTCAGGCGCTTAACAGAACTCAAAACAACAAATCTGAAGCTGCAAAACTTTTAAAAATTACCAGAAAAACACTTTACAATAAATTAAAGCAATACAATATCGATTAA
- a CDS encoding S9 family peptidase: protein MKKVLLTTLIMMSLNAIGQNVMSPELLWKLGRVTPLGISKDAKNVVFKVSTPSVEENKSHSKFYTIPVNGGNATEIKDTKDILADKNISPDGKYVVYNEEVKIDKVLGKDFYPKLDKSDAQIYDGLDYRHWDTWNEGKFNHVFYKENKDGAKGIDILKGENFDSPQKPFGGDEDYIWSPDSKSIFYVCKKKAGTAYAISTNTDIYEYNLETQKTTNKTDGNLGYDTAPQFSPTGNLSWLQMKRDGYESDKNDIIVEFKGIKTNLTANWDGTVDNFIWSKDGKTVFFVAPIDGTKQLFSVNFPGLTKIAIQVRQLTNGDFDVNDLVGFSGDDIIVTRTDMNHAGEIFSFNLKKNTWKQLSNVNTDTYKTLALSKTEKRYVTTTDGKKMLVWVILPPNFDASKKYPTLLFCQGGPQSALTQSYSFRWNFSLMAAKGYVVVAPNRRGMPGHGVEWNEQISKDWGGQVMDDYLSAIDDVAKESYVDKSRLGCVGASYGGYSVFYLAGIHNNRFKTFIAHDGVFNTVSMLGTTEEVFFNNWDFGGPYWEKDNAVAQKAYTTFNPATLVQNWNRPILIFQGGKDFRVPIGQGQEAFQAAQLRGIKSRFVYFPDENHWVLHPQNAQVWQGEFFKWLNETL, encoded by the coding sequence ATGAAAAAAGTATTATTAACAACCTTAATAATGATGAGTTTAAACGCTATCGGGCAGAATGTTATGTCTCCGGAATTGTTATGGAAATTAGGCAGAGTTACACCGCTTGGAATTTCTAAAGATGCAAAAAATGTAGTTTTTAAGGTTTCTACACCTTCTGTAGAAGAAAACAAATCGCATTCTAAATTTTACACTATTCCTGTAAACGGGGGAAATGCAACCGAAATTAAAGATACAAAAGACATTCTTGCTGATAAAAACATTTCTCCAGACGGAAAATATGTTGTGTACAACGAAGAAGTAAAAATTGATAAAGTTTTAGGTAAAGATTTTTATCCAAAATTAGACAAATCTGATGCTCAAATTTATGATGGATTAGATTACCGTCATTGGGATACCTGGAACGAAGGAAAATTTAATCACGTTTTTTATAAAGAAAACAAAGACGGCGCAAAAGGAATTGACATCCTGAAAGGTGAAAATTTTGATTCTCCGCAAAAACCTTTTGGCGGTGACGAAGATTATATCTGGTCGCCAGACAGTAAAAGCATTTTTTATGTGTGCAAGAAAAAAGCAGGAACTGCTTATGCGATTTCTACCAACACAGATATTTATGAGTACAATTTAGAAACTCAAAAAACAACCAATAAAACCGATGGCAATTTAGGTTACGATACAGCACCGCAGTTTTCTCCAACAGGAAATTTATCTTGGTTACAAATGAAACGCGACGGTTACGAGTCTGACAAAAACGATATCATTGTTGAGTTTAAAGGAATCAAAACAAATTTAACGGCAAACTGGGACGGAACTGTAGATAATTTCATCTGGAGTAAAGACGGAAAAACGGTGTTTTTTGTTGCGCCAATTGACGGAACAAAACAACTTTTCTCTGTTAACTTTCCGGGGTTGACTAAAATCGCGATTCAAGTTCGTCAGTTAACAAACGGTGATTTTGACGTAAATGATTTAGTAGGTTTTTCTGGAGATGATATTATTGTTACCAGAACAGATATGAATCATGCTGGTGAGATTTTTTCTTTTAATTTGAAGAAAAATACCTGGAAACAATTATCAAACGTAAATACTGATACTTATAAAACTTTAGCATTAAGCAAAACCGAAAAACGTTACGTTACAACAACTGACGGTAAAAAGATGCTGGTTTGGGTAATCCTACCTCCAAACTTTGATGCTTCTAAAAAATATCCAACTTTATTATTCTGCCAAGGCGGACCTCAAAGCGCGTTGACACAATCGTATTCTTTCCGTTGGAATTTCTCTTTAATGGCAGCAAAAGGGTATGTTGTTGTTGCTCCAAACCGCCGCGGAATGCCGGGTCATGGCGTTGAATGGAACGAGCAGATTAGTAAAGACTGGGGCGGACAGGTTATGGACGATTACCTTTCGGCAATTGACGACGTTGCCAAAGAAAGTTATGTTGACAAAAGCCGTCTAGGATGCGTTGGTGCCAGCTACGGAGGATATTCTGTATTTTACTTAGCAGGAATTCACAACAATCGTTTTAAAACTTTTATCGCTCATGATGGTGTTTTCAATACGGTCTCAATGTTAGGAACAACTGAAGAAGTTTTCTTTAACAACTGGGATTTTGGCGGACCTTATTGGGAAAAAGACAATGCTGTGGCTCAAAAAGCTTACACAACTTTTAACCCGGCAACTTTGGTTCAAAACTGGAACAGACCAATTTTGATTTTCCAGGGAGGAAAAGATTTCCGTGTGCCAATCGGACAGGGACAAGAAGCTTTTCAGGCAGCACAGTTAAGAGGAATTAAAAGCCGCTTTGTATATTTTCCAGATGAAAACCACTGGGTTCTGCATCCGCAAAATGCTCAGGTTTGGCAGGGAGAATTCTTTAAATGGCTGAACGAGACATTGTAA
- the mtgA gene encoding monofunctional biosynthetic peptidoglycan transglycosylase, translated as MAATKKPVPKTTTSKPKPKTASSKKSNRSFGEKVKWFFIKAALWFFGVSIASVVFFKYVPVPFTPLMIIRAIENKMDGKEVYFDHDWEPIEKISMNLQKAVIASEDATFLTHNGFDFKALQKAYKSNERGRRIRGGSTISQQTAKNVFLWQGKSYLRKGLEAYFTVLIEIIWGKERIMEVYLNSIEMGDGVYGAYAATEHWYRRDASSLTPMQAAGIAAILPNPRKFKATGSSSYINRRKERIVREMRYVGKINYKGDGKK; from the coding sequence ATGGCAGCAACCAAGAAACCAGTACCAAAAACGACTACAAGCAAACCAAAACCTAAAACAGCATCTTCAAAAAAATCAAATCGCTCTTTTGGAGAAAAAGTAAAATGGTTTTTTATTAAAGCTGCTTTGTGGTTCTTTGGAGTTTCAATCGCATCGGTTGTGTTTTTTAAATATGTACCAGTACCTTTTACACCTTTGATGATTATTCGTGCTATCGAAAATAAAATGGACGGAAAAGAGGTTTATTTTGACCATGACTGGGAACCAATTGAAAAAATTTCAATGAATTTACAAAAAGCAGTTATTGCCAGTGAAGATGCCACTTTTTTAACGCACAATGGTTTCGATTTTAAAGCGCTTCAAAAAGCGTATAAAAGCAACGAACGCGGACGCCGAATTCGAGGCGGAAGCACCATTTCGCAGCAAACAGCCAAAAACGTTTTTTTATGGCAGGGAAAAAGTTACCTGCGTAAAGGTCTTGAAGCTTATTTTACCGTTTTAATTGAAATTATCTGGGGTAAAGAACGAATCATGGAAGTGTATTTAAACAGTATCGAAATGGGCGACGGTGTTTATGGTGCTTATGCCGCAACTGAACATTGGTACCGCAGAGATGCTTCGAGTTTAACGCCAATGCAGGCTGCTGGAATTGCAGCAATTTTGCCAAATCCAAGAAAATTTAAAGCTACGGGATCATCAAGTTATATTAACAGAAGAAAAGAAAGAATTGTTCGCGAGATGCGTTATGTTGGAAAAATCAATTATAAAGGAGATGGGAAAAAATAA
- a CDS encoding ATP-binding response regulator, which yields MESKKSYTALKVLFSYVALLALVVTVGWFLYSENVVYKKLEDKIAQEKTKILRVSKLFSNVYKTESLARQTIQTNSEKDFKSYLIETDSLKARIDTLKQIVTTEYQKTLLDSVTYLLSEKTENIRQLKTIKNKAEDEVSVNNAIDEITKMEFNLRKLELQDFTKNPNELGSYQRNVLQKYVDYLNQNIPDDSTNTLSKKASDSILANSKKLLSNVKMKAEKKKETLNFEENKLLKNEIAISDQLRKVLRIIEREIIINSIKNNSLKEKSLKKVNEIVTASAIAGLILTLFFSVLIVSDYSKSQVYKKQLEIANFKTKNLLKSREQLISTVSHDLKTPLSTIVGYSELLGNSDINTKQSYFIKNIKNSSEYITQLVQDLLDFSRIEAGKITIEKVPFFLPEIIEDTARNIQTVYKQKNIDLIINVDEKLNTRVVGDPFRLKQILSNIIGNAYKFTEEGHIKISSYVSENENFFVITIEDTGIGIEKGNLKLVFEEFAQANENIEKKYGGTGLGLSICQKIISFMGGRISLESTFGKGSTFEIKVPLVFDHNEITVEEIKRNINRNTKKQTFIVIDDDINLLNLTSGVLRQENHEVFSFTSAGKALEAIQNTKFDFVITDIQMPEIDGFMFLEKLRNSSNGIYKNQPVIALTGRTDLDSAIYTRAGFTTVIKKPYSPRILLETIQNILDNETLPEVEINDPAEVTSPQLYSLETLKDFLGNDNDALNDVLKAFIISSNENLDLLEKAVNEENIPEINSIAHRIAPMFKQIEARDIGTILKTLEQNNLEISDLRDIYAALKAKTTKLFTALEQEIV from the coding sequence ATGGAGAGCAAAAAAAGTTACACAGCACTCAAAGTTCTATTCAGCTATGTTGCATTACTTGCTTTGGTTGTAACTGTAGGGTGGTTTTTATATTCTGAAAATGTAGTTTATAAAAAACTGGAAGATAAAATTGCTCAGGAAAAAACCAAAATCCTGCGTGTAAGTAAATTGTTTTCGAATGTTTACAAAACAGAAAGTTTAGCCAGACAAACCATTCAGACTAATTCTGAAAAAGATTTTAAAAGCTACCTTATCGAAACCGATTCTTTAAAAGCCAGAATTGACACTCTAAAACAAATCGTTACCACAGAATATCAAAAAACACTTTTGGATAGTGTAACGTATTTATTGTCTGAAAAAACAGAAAACATCAGGCAGTTAAAAACCATAAAAAACAAAGCCGAAGATGAAGTCTCTGTCAATAATGCTATTGATGAGATTACAAAAATGGAGTTTAACCTTCGAAAACTGGAACTTCAGGATTTTACCAAAAATCCAAATGAGTTAGGAAGTTATCAGCGAAATGTACTGCAGAAATATGTGGATTATTTAAATCAAAATATTCCCGACGACAGCACTAACACATTGAGTAAAAAAGCATCGGATTCTATTTTGGCCAATTCTAAAAAACTGCTCAGCAACGTAAAAATGAAAGCAGAAAAGAAAAAGGAAACGCTGAATTTTGAAGAAAATAAATTGTTGAAAAATGAAATTGCAATTTCAGACCAGCTTCGAAAAGTGCTTCGTATTATAGAACGAGAAATTATAATCAACTCAATAAAAAACAATTCCTTAAAAGAAAAATCACTTAAAAAAGTCAACGAAATTGTGACGGCTTCGGCAATTGCAGGTTTAATTTTGACTCTGTTTTTTTCTGTTTTAATTGTAAGCGATTATTCAAAATCGCAGGTGTATAAAAAACAGCTTGAGATTGCGAATTTCAAAACCAAGAATTTATTAAAAAGCCGTGAACAATTAATCTCGACGGTAAGTCATGATTTGAAAACGCCTTTGAGTACTATTGTGGGCTATTCTGAACTTTTGGGTAATTCTGATATTAATACGAAACAGTCGTATTTTATTAAAAACATCAAAAATTCATCTGAATACATTACACAGCTGGTTCAGGATTTATTAGACTTTTCGAGAATTGAAGCCGGAAAAATCACTATTGAGAAAGTTCCATTTTTTCTCCCTGAAATTATTGAAGATACAGCCCGAAATATCCAGACAGTTTACAAACAAAAAAACATTGATTTGATTATTAATGTAGATGAAAAACTGAACACGAGAGTTGTAGGCGATCCGTTTCGACTGAAACAGATTTTGAGCAATATTATTGGGAATGCTTATAAATTTACCGAAGAAGGTCATATCAAAATCAGTTCGTATGTTAGTGAAAACGAAAACTTTTTTGTTATTACAATTGAAGATACCGGAATTGGAATTGAGAAAGGCAATCTAAAACTCGTTTTTGAAGAGTTTGCCCAAGCGAATGAAAATATCGAAAAGAAATATGGCGGAACTGGTTTAGGCCTTTCTATCTGCCAAAAGATAATTTCATTTATGGGCGGAAGAATTAGTCTGGAAAGTACTTTTGGCAAAGGCAGTACATTTGAAATTAAAGTTCCTTTGGTATTTGATCACAACGAAATTACGGTTGAAGAAATCAAGCGAAACATTAATCGAAATACAAAAAAACAAACTTTCATTGTTATTGATGATGATATTAATCTGCTCAATTTAACAAGCGGTGTTTTAAGACAGGAAAACCACGAAGTATTTTCTTTTACCAGCGCCGGAAAAGCTCTGGAAGCAATTCAGAATACTAAATTCGATTTTGTGATTACCGATATTCAAATGCCGGAAATTGATGGTTTTATGTTTTTGGAAAAACTTCGCAATTCGTCAAACGGTATATATAAAAATCAGCCGGTAATTGCTTTAACCGGAAGAACTGATCTCGATTCTGCTATTTACACCAGAGCTGGTTTTACAACGGTAATTAAAAAACCTTATTCTCCAAGAATACTATTAGAAACCATTCAGAATATTTTAGATAATGAAACGCTTCCTGAAGTTGAAATAAATGATCCCGCAGAGGTTACTTCGCCTCAATTGTATTCGTTAGAAACTCTAAAAGATTTTTTGGGTAATGATAATGATGCTTTGAATGATGTTTTAAAAGCTTTTATAATAAGCAGTAACGAAAATTTAGATTTACTTGAAAAAGCGGTTAATGAAGAAAATATTCCCGAAATAAATTCTATAGCACACCGAATTGCGCCAATGTTCAAACAGATAGAAGCCCGAGATATTGGGACAATATTAAAAACATTAGAGCAGAATAATCTGGAAATTTCAGATTTAAGGGATATTTATGCTGCTTTAAAAGCAAAAACAACTAAACTATTTACTGCTTTAGAACAGGAAATAGTTTAA
- a CDS encoding helix-turn-helix domain-containing protein, producing the protein MSTATKPNHIGRKISRIRELRDMKQEALAQALGTNQQAISTIENSETIDEAKLIEIAKALGVTPEAIKSFSEENVFNYFNTFTDSHGNFGNFASGAICNFNPLDKVVELYERLVQVEKDKVEYLEKLMKGK; encoded by the coding sequence ATGAGCACAGCAACAAAACCAAATCATATAGGGCGAAAAATAAGCCGTATTCGTGAACTTCGCGATATGAAGCAAGAAGCTTTGGCACAAGCTTTAGGAACAAACCAGCAAGCTATTTCTACAATAGAAAATAGTGAAACTATAGACGAGGCAAAACTTATTGAAATAGCAAAAGCACTTGGTGTAACTCCAGAAGCTATAAAAAGTTTTTCGGAAGAAAATGTGTTTAATTATTTTAACACATTCACAGATAGCCACGGAAATTTTGGAAATTTTGCCAGTGGAGCAATTTGCAATTTCAATCCTCTTGACAAAGTAGTTGAACTTTATGAGCGTTTGGTTCAGGTTGAAAAAGATAAAGTTGAGTATTTAGAAAAATTAATGAAGGGGAAATAA
- a CDS encoding STM3941 family protein, with the protein MLQQDFYISQKKVQKNIILCSFLFLSFLGGLWYVSGSFFTQDDYEPALVLILLPCLVIIFSKLLKEIRFLSNTSPFITVLNEGVVFYEDHFDQIGLVKWKDIEHCDDFSINNFFHEHYLMVYVKNPEYYSSRIKDKKQLSQYFRASKNNQNALLWVETKRLDLDVIEIKKIFFQMIEANKKN; encoded by the coding sequence ATGTTACAGCAAGACTTTTATATATCTCAAAAAAAGGTTCAAAAAAACATAATTCTATGTTCTTTTTTATTCCTTTCTTTTTTAGGCGGCCTTTGGTATGTATCTGGCTCCTTTTTTACCCAAGATGATTATGAACCCGCATTGGTTCTTATACTACTTCCATGTCTTGTTATCATTTTTAGCAAACTGCTAAAGGAAATACGATTTTTATCTAATACCTCACCATTTATTACAGTCTTAAACGAAGGCGTTGTTTTTTATGAAGACCATTTTGATCAAATTGGTTTAGTAAAATGGAAAGATATAGAACACTGTGATGACTTCTCAATAAATAACTTTTTCCACGAACATTACTTAATGGTATATGTAAAAAATCCTGAGTATTACAGTTCAAGAATAAAAGACAAAAAACAACTCTCTCAATATTTTCGTGCCAGCAAAAACAATCAAAATGCTCTTTTATGGGTAGAAACAAAACGTTTGGATCTTGATGTTATAGAAATCAAGAAGATATTTTTTCAAATGATAGAAGCAAACAAAAAAAATTAA
- a CDS encoding lipid A deacylase LpxR family protein encodes MGKNKKAFFAFLILTTALTFGQGKTTEIGFITDNDLYTSSKYDMYYTNGLELFYRFLSKNDNQKINKKITEFRIGQYLYNPRFINKEAVTINDRPFAGYLFAEAGRSFFYESESVLKTDFQIGFIGPNSLGENLQKGFHNMIGYKKVYGWENQIHNALGLQAHVMYSKKMFASAHNDFVDLHFQSEANLGTIFTGVSTGFMARFGFKKLIPIYDSNLHDASVNANAQPNIREFYFYAMPSVNYQFYDATIEGSMFNDSSPITFDLVPLRFNGEAGLKYRHNNFNISYSFIYRGRELKGDVNDTNTGYFYGSIRLGFLLK; translated from the coding sequence ATGGGAAAAAATAAAAAAGCATTTTTTGCTTTTCTGATTTTGACCACAGCGTTAACTTTTGGACAAGGAAAAACTACAGAAATAGGTTTTATAACCGACAATGATTTATATACATCGTCTAAATACGATATGTATTATACCAATGGTTTGGAACTTTTTTATCGATTTTTATCTAAAAATGATAATCAGAAAATCAATAAAAAAATCACCGAATTTAGAATTGGGCAATATCTTTATAATCCAAGATTTATAAACAAAGAAGCGGTTACGATAAACGACCGCCCTTTTGCCGGATATCTTTTTGCCGAAGCCGGAAGAAGCTTTTTTTATGAAAGCGAATCAGTTTTAAAAACAGATTTTCAAATTGGATTTATAGGGCCAAATTCTCTTGGAGAAAATTTACAGAAAGGTTTTCATAACATGATTGGTTATAAAAAAGTATATGGCTGGGAAAACCAGATTCATAATGCTTTGGGACTTCAGGCGCATGTTATGTATTCTAAAAAAATGTTTGCTTCTGCACACAATGATTTTGTTGATCTTCATTTTCAATCTGAAGCTAATTTGGGAACTATTTTTACAGGAGTTTCAACAGGATTTATGGCGAGATTTGGGTTTAAAAAATTGATTCCAATTTACGATTCTAATCTTCATGATGCTTCGGTAAATGCAAATGCTCAGCCAAATATTAGAGAATTTTATTTCTATGCAATGCCAAGCGTTAATTATCAGTTTTATGATGCCACGATCGAAGGCAGTATGTTTAACGATTCAAGCCCAATTACTTTCGATTTGGTGCCGCTTCGTTTCAATGGAGAAGCTGGTTTAAAATACCGTCACAACAATTTCAATATTTCATATTCTTTTATTTACCGCGGAAGAGAACTTAAAGGCGATGTTAACGATACAAATACCGGATATTTTTATGGTTCGATTCGATTAGGATTTTTGTTGAAGTAA
- a CDS encoding NAD(P)/FAD-dependent oxidoreductase — translation MELSYWELKNWFTNVDYTIAGSGIVGLHTALRLRERFPAAKILILERGMLPQGASTKNAGFACFGSLSEIMDDLKIHSEDDVVALIEKRWKGLQLLRKKLGDQAIDFKPHGGYELFLKEDEFGFSECISKIPFINEVLKPLFKADVFSKEVDRFGFENIHEYLIFNPFEGQIDTGNMMQELLKQAVSADILILNQQTVKSYSDAGNHVEVVVNDFSFKTHKLLFATNGFAGEITKGAVKPARAQVLITEPIRDLDIKGTFHLDRGYYYFRNINDRILLGGGRNLDFEGETTTEFGETKIIQNRLEDLLKNVILPNQDFQIAHRWSGIMGIGNSKNPVVTQLSENVFCGVRLGGMGVAIGSLIGTELADLI, via the coding sequence ATGGAACTAAGCTACTGGGAACTAAAAAACTGGTTCACGAATGTTGATTATACAATTGCAGGGAGTGGAATCGTAGGTCTGCATACAGCATTACGCTTGCGCGAAAGATTTCCTGCTGCCAAAATTCTGATTCTCGAAAGAGGAATGCTGCCACAAGGGGCGAGTACCAAGAATGCTGGTTTTGCCTGTTTTGGGAGTTTGTCTGAAATTATGGATGACTTAAAAATACATTCAGAAGATGATGTTGTGGCACTTATCGAAAAACGCTGGAAAGGGTTACAATTACTTCGAAAAAAATTAGGAGATCAGGCAATCGATTTTAAACCTCACGGCGGATATGAATTGTTTCTAAAAGAAGATGAATTTGGGTTTAGCGAATGCATTTCTAAAATTCCGTTTATCAATGAAGTTTTGAAACCGCTTTTTAAAGCTGATGTTTTTTCAAAAGAAGTAGATCGATTTGGATTTGAAAATATTCACGAGTATTTAATTTTTAATCCGTTTGAAGGACAAATTGATACTGGAAATATGATGCAGGAATTGTTGAAACAGGCAGTTTCTGCAGATATTTTAATTTTAAACCAGCAAACGGTAAAATCGTATTCCGATGCCGGAAACCATGTTGAAGTTGTAGTGAACGATTTTAGCTTTAAAACTCATAAACTGCTTTTTGCAACCAATGGTTTTGCAGGCGAAATAACAAAAGGAGCTGTAAAACCTGCAAGAGCGCAAGTGCTTATTACAGAGCCTATTCGTGATTTAGATATTAAAGGTACGTTTCATTTAGACCGCGGTTATTATTATTTTAGAAATATTAACGATCGTATTTTGTTAGGAGGCGGTCGAAACCTTGATTTTGAAGGTGAAACAACAACTGAATTTGGAGAGACGAAAATTATTCAAAATAGATTGGAAGATTTACTGAAAAATGTAATTTTACCAAATCAGGATTTTCAGATTGCGCACCGATGGAGCGGTATCATGGGAATAGGAAATAGTAAGAATCCTGTCGTAACCCAGCTTTCTGAAAATGTGTTCTGCGGAGTGCGTTTAGGCGGAATGGGAGTGGCGATAGGAAGTTTAATAGGAACAGAATTAGCAGATTTAATATAA